In one window of uncultured Acetobacteroides sp. DNA:
- a CDS encoding type IX secretion system membrane protein PorP/SprF yields the protein MRRITYILCTAVSLLVSIDGVKAQQDAQLSQYMWNPYILNPAVAGTLGNYQVRFNSRFQWAGIADAPQTYQICAYGPDVRRRMGWGAQLYSDIVGPISTTGFLASYGYNVQLNEMFSLSGGLSLGGLQYKVDGTKLDAGDLQYHPELLDLWENDPSLLKSSISAFAPDANLGVYLYATNMHFGLSVQHLFGSKLNFNNETIGINRLRQNIYITGGYIFPINREFSLEPTLLAKFMNGAPFVPEVNCKAKYRIEYRRVESELWGGISFRYGDAAALMFGIVYEKKYLFGYSFDWSYTQLGRYSNGTHEVMIGVLFDKIK from the coding sequence ATGAGAAGAATAACTTACATACTTTGTACGGCTGTTTCGTTGCTTGTTAGCATTGATGGTGTAAAGGCGCAGCAGGATGCTCAGCTGTCGCAGTACATGTGGAACCCATATATCCTAAACCCGGCCGTTGCCGGAACGTTGGGGAACTATCAGGTGAGGTTTAATAGCCGCTTTCAGTGGGCGGGTATTGCCGATGCGCCACAAACCTACCAAATATGCGCCTACGGACCAGATGTACGCCGGCGTATGGGCTGGGGCGCTCAGCTGTATAGCGATATTGTGGGCCCCATAAGCACAACAGGCTTCCTCGCTTCGTACGGCTATAACGTTCAGCTTAACGAGATGTTCTCGCTATCGGGTGGTCTTTCGTTAGGTGGTCTGCAGTATAAGGTTGATGGCACTAAGCTTGATGCCGGCGACTTGCAGTATCACCCCGAACTTCTCGATTTGTGGGAAAATGACCCCTCGCTGCTAAAGTCTTCCATAAGTGCCTTCGCCCCAGATGCCAATTTGGGTGTATATCTTTATGCAACCAACATGCATTTCGGCCTTTCGGTGCAGCACCTTTTTGGAAGCAAGCTTAACTTTAACAACGAAACGATCGGCATTAACCGACTTCGTCAGAATATTTACATTACGGGAGGATATATCTTCCCCATCAACCGGGAGTTCTCGCTGGAGCCAACCCTGCTGGCAAAGTTTATGAATGGAGCGCCATTTGTTCCCGAAGTAAACTGCAAGGCGAAGTATCGTATAGAGTACAGGCGCGTGGAAAGCGAGCTATGGGGGGGCATATCGTTCAGGTATGGCGATGCTGCAGCCTTGATGTTTGGCATCGTTTACGAGAAAAAGTACCTATTTGGCTACTCGTTCGACTGGTCATACACCCAGCTGGGGCGCTACTCCAACGGAACGCATGAGGTAATGATCGGTGTTCTCTTTGACAAGATCAAGTAG
- a CDS encoding Xaa-Pro aminopeptidase, whose protein sequence is MFSPKTYIDRRRRLQKDVASGILLFLGNDDYGMNYADNTYHFRQDSTFLYFFGSDYAGLSAIIDIDNDEEIIFGDELTIDHIVWMGSQPTVREKSLLVGVNRTEPTARLYEILTRAMESGRKIHFLPPYRAEHQVKLMELLGITPKMQTEAASVDFIKAVVDQRSYKTEEEIIQIEESVAITADMHIEAMRMIRPGMKEADVAAAVTQIALASEGNISFPVIATINGQTLHNHYHGNVLKEGDMLLLDAGAENRMHYAGDLSSTIPVSRRFTERQKDIYRIALAAHQNAVAALKPGVPFKEIHLLAARTIVDGMKNLGLMRGDAAEAANAGAHALFFQCGLGHMMGLDVHDMENLGEVWVGYDGQPKSTLFGLKSLRLARKLEPGFVLTIEPGIYFIPELIDMWKAEKRFAEFINYDKVEEYRNFGGLRNEEDYLITPEGARRLGKHVPITIEEVESMR, encoded by the coding sequence ATGTTTTCACCTAAAACTTACATCGACAGGCGCAGGCGCCTGCAGAAGGATGTTGCATCGGGAATACTTCTTTTCTTGGGCAACGATGACTACGGCATGAACTATGCCGACAACACCTACCATTTCCGCCAAGATTCAACGTTTCTCTACTTCTTTGGCTCGGACTATGCAGGACTTTCTGCCATAATCGACATCGACAACGACGAGGAGATTATCTTTGGCGATGAGCTAACCATCGACCATATCGTATGGATGGGATCTCAGCCCACCGTACGCGAAAAGAGCTTACTAGTTGGGGTAAACCGCACGGAACCAACCGCGCGGTTGTATGAAATTCTAACCAGGGCGATGGAAAGCGGACGAAAGATTCACTTTCTACCACCTTACAGGGCAGAACATCAGGTTAAGCTGATGGAGTTGCTCGGTATAACCCCCAAAATGCAAACCGAAGCGGCTTCGGTTGACTTTATTAAAGCGGTTGTAGACCAGCGCAGCTACAAAACTGAGGAGGAAATCATCCAAATAGAGGAGTCCGTAGCGATTACCGCGGATATGCATATTGAGGCTATGCGGATGATTCGCCCCGGTATGAAGGAAGCAGATGTTGCTGCTGCCGTTACACAAATCGCACTGGCCAGCGAAGGGAACATTTCGTTTCCTGTAATTGCCACTATCAACGGTCAAACGCTCCATAACCACTACCACGGGAATGTTCTCAAGGAAGGGGATATGCTTTTGCTGGATGCAGGTGCCGAAAATAGGATGCACTATGCCGGAGATCTTTCGTCAACGATACCCGTTAGCAGGCGATTTACAGAACGACAGAAGGATATCTACCGAATTGCGCTAGCGGCACACCAGAATGCGGTAGCAGCGCTTAAACCAGGCGTTCCTTTTAAGGAAATCCACCTTCTTGCGGCCCGCACCATTGTTGATGGGATGAAGAATCTCGGGTTAATGCGCGGCGATGCAGCCGAAGCAGCCAATGCTGGTGCTCATGCGCTGTTCTTCCAGTGCGGATTGGGCCACATGATGGGCCTCGATGTGCACGATATGGAAAACCTTGGAGAGGTTTGGGTGGGCTACGATGGACAACCAAAGAGCACGCTATTCGGATTGAAGTCGTTAAGGCTTGCCCGTAAACTTGAGCCTGGATTTGTTCTTACCATCGAACCTGGAATCTACTTTATTCCCGAGCTAATAGATATGTGGAAGGCAGAAAAGCGCTTTGCAGAGTTCATCAACTACGATAAGGTGGAGGAATACCGAAACTTCGGTGGGCTACGCAACGAGGAGGACTACCTAATTACACCAGAAGGTGCGCGCCGCCTTGGTAAGCATGTACCCATTACGATAGAGGAGGTGGAAAGCATGCGCTAG